CCGCGCGCCGACGTGGCGCGCGCAAGCTGGGATACTTTCGGCGCCATCATCCTGGTGGAACGGCTGGCCGACGCCGTGCCGCTGATCGACCGGCTCGCGCCCGAGCACTTGGCGATCGCGACCGAGAATCCGGAGGCGCTGGCGGCCAAGGTGCGCAACGCCGGCGCCATCTTCCTCGGCCGCTTCACGCCGGAGGCGCTCGGCGACTACATCGCCGGGCCCAACCACGTGCTGCCGACGGCGCGCAGCGCGCGCTTTTCTTCCGGTCTCGGCGTGCTCGATTTCCTGAAGCGCACCTCGTTGATCGCGTGCGGCGCGGACGGGCTCGCCGCGCTCGGGCCCGCGGCCATTGCGCTCGCCCGCGCGGAAGGTTTGGACGCGCACGCGCTCTCGCTCGCGGTGCGGCTCAACCGCCGCCCGGAGCGCTGACGGCGGGCCGGCCGTGTCGGACACGCAGCGCATCGTCAAGATCGAGCTCGACGAGCGGGGCCTGGTCCGGCGCAGCCCGCAGATCGAGCACGAGCGGAAAGTGGCGATCTACGACTTGATCGAGGAAAACAGCTTCGCCATCGCCGGATTCGAGGGGCCGTATCAGCTGCGCCTCGGGGTCGAAGAAAACCGGCTCGCCTTCGACGTGCGCGACGTGCAAGGCGCGGAATTGCTCCGCTTCGCGATGCCGCTTGCGCCGTTCAAGATGATCGTCAAGGATTATTTCACGCTCTGCGAAAGCTATTTCGCCGCGATCAAGACCGCGACGCCCTCCAGGATCGAGGCGATCGACATGGGCCGTCGCGGCCTGCACAACGAGGGCGCCGAGCTGCTGCGCGAGCGTCTCGCCGACAAGGTTGCGGTCGATAGCGGCACCGCGCGCCGCCTGTTCACGCTGCTGTGCGTGCTGCACATCAAGGCGTAGCGATGCGCGAACTTCCCTCGGCGGTGTTGTTCGCGTGCACGATGAACTCGATCCGTTCGCCGATGGCCGAAGCCATCCTCAAGCACCTGCACGGCAAGCGCATCTTCGTCGATTCGGTCGGCGCGCGCCGGGGCGAGATCGACGGTTTTGCGGTCGCGGTGATGGAGGAGATCGGCATCGACCTCGCTCGGCATCGGTCGAAATCCTTCGCCCAGCTCGAGGATTCGTCCTTCGACCTGATCATCTCGCTCTCGCCCGAGGCCCAGCACAAGGCGATGGAAATGACCCGTACCATGGCGTGCGAGGTCGAATTCTGGAACACCTTCGATCCGTCCATGGTCGAAGGTAGCCGCGAGGCGCGGCTCGACGCCTACCGCCGGGTGCGCGACGAGTTGTACCGGCGCATCAAGGACCGTTTTCCCACCGAGGGCGTTGCCGGGACGTGAATCCGGGAGCGGAAAAGCTTGACGGAAGCCGGACCGGCGGCGATTGTCCGAATTCCCCGAGGACGGGAACCACACGGCGAACCCGAGGCCGGTAATTAGAGGACTGGATGGCGAAAGAAGACGTACTCGAATTTCAGGGCACGGTGACCGAGCTGCTGCCCAACGCGATGTTCCGCGTCAAGCT
This window of the Rhodospirillales bacterium genome carries:
- a CDS encoding UPF0262 family protein — protein: MSDTQRIVKIELDERGLVRRSPQIEHERKVAIYDLIEENSFAIAGFEGPYQLRLGVEENRLAFDVRDVQGAELLRFAMPLAPFKMIVKDYFTLCESYFAAIKTATPSRIEAIDMGRRGLHNEGAELLRERLADKVAVDSGTARRLFTLLCVLHIKA
- a CDS encoding arsenate reductase ArsC yields the protein MRELPSAVLFACTMNSIRSPMAEAILKHLHGKRIFVDSVGARRGEIDGFAVAVMEEIGIDLARHRSKSFAQLEDSSFDLIISLSPEAQHKAMEMTRTMACEVEFWNTFDPSMVEGSREARLDAYRRVRDELYRRIKDRFPTEGVAGT